Proteins encoded in a region of the Atopobium sp. oral taxon 416 genome:
- a CDS encoding ribose-phosphate pyrophosphokinase has product MYENLCNPIKVEKNIRLYSGTSNPALATKIGDILHLPLSGLKIEKFANGEIYARFEETVRGCEVFFIQSLAGQNVNDLIMETLIVADAASRASCASFTAVIPHYGYARQDRKAASREPITARLLANLLEAAGVDRAITIDLHSNQIQGFFDIPVTHLTALYQFGDYFKQKPFDWGNTVVVSPDMGRAKVAKKLSDYLGCEVAIAHKSRPKHNAAEVMGIIGNIVGKTCIINDDMIDTGGTLIGSINKLKEMGAGDIYISATHGVFSGNAIERLQNAPIVECVVTDCIPCKVANELGSKIKSISVAKMLADAIYAVYVNHSVSDIAGGNSEM; this is encoded by the coding sequence ATGTACGAGAACCTTTGTAACCCTATCAAGGTCGAGAAGAATATTCGCCTCTATTCCGGTACCAGCAATCCTGCGCTCGCCACAAAGATCGGCGATATCCTGCATCTTCCCCTCTCGGGATTGAAGATTGAGAAGTTTGCCAACGGCGAGATCTATGCACGCTTCGAGGAGACCGTACGTGGCTGCGAGGTCTTTTTTATCCAGTCGCTCGCCGGACAGAACGTCAACGACCTCATTATGGAGACCCTGATTGTCGCTGACGCAGCCTCGCGCGCTTCCTGCGCAAGCTTCACAGCGGTTATCCCCCACTACGGGTATGCTCGTCAGGACAGAAAGGCCGCTTCCCGTGAGCCGATCACCGCACGTCTGCTCGCCAACCTGCTTGAGGCCGCAGGCGTTGACCGTGCCATCACGATCGATCTGCACTCCAACCAGATCCAGGGCTTCTTCGATATCCCAGTCACACACCTGACCGCCCTCTATCAGTTCGGCGACTACTTCAAGCAGAAGCCCTTCGACTGGGGCAACACCGTCGTAGTCTCCCCGGACATGGGCCGCGCCAAGGTCGCCAAGAAACTCTCCGATTACCTCGGCTGCGAGGTCGCAATCGCCCACAAGAGCAGACCGAAGCACAATGCCGCTGAGGTCATGGGCATCATCGGCAACATCGTCGGCAAGACCTGCATCATCAACGACGATATGATCGACACCGGCGGCACGCTGATCGGCTCCATCAACAAGCTGAAGGAGATGGGCGCGGGCGACATCTACATCTCCGCCACCCACGGCGTCTTCTCCGGCAATGCAATCGAGCGTCTGCAGAATGCTCCGATCGTCGAGTGTGTCGTTACTGACTGCATCCCCTGTAAGGTCGCCAACGAGCTGGGCTCCAAGATCAAGTCGATCTCAGTTGCCAAGATGCTCGCTGACGCAATCTACGCAGTCTACGTGAACCATTCTGTCTCCGATATCGCAGGTGGTAACTCTGAGATGTAA